A genomic stretch from Vibrio cortegadensis includes:
- a CDS encoding iron-containing alcohol dehydrogenase, producing MPTQIQLFGYKSYMKALKVAAKVIPMPKPTLFTGVGSSIELCEAISLIGIKKLLLVTDESIVRLGLLKPIQQALQDSGVEMAIFSQVQPDPTYLQVEAGLRIYLRCECDGILAVGGGSPIDTAKVIAAKVHNPKPIHKLAGLFRVWKTPSPLFAIPTTAGTGSEVTIAAVVSDPDSHQKTPLIDPKLVPMMAALDPSIMAGLPRPITAATGMDALTHAIESYLSMNATNETNGYALAAVKLVMTNLPLAYENGENLVARQNMAIASYYAGLAFTKASLGYVHAISHNLGALYGVPHGLANAIVLPYVLDFSQHAAQPQLAELFRATSNSNEEMSESEQAQAFIQLVRQLQQQLKIPATLDMLVENDISHLTKLALKEAHHNYPVPVYMGKKQCEQLLRSMMTPATVMDEALPEPK from the coding sequence ATGCCGACTCAAATACAGCTTTTTGGATACAAAAGTTACATGAAAGCGCTCAAAGTAGCGGCGAAAGTGATTCCTATGCCTAAGCCCACACTATTTACGGGCGTGGGATCATCGATAGAGTTGTGTGAAGCGATATCACTCATTGGGATAAAAAAGCTACTGCTTGTCACAGATGAAAGCATTGTTCGATTAGGCTTACTCAAACCGATCCAACAGGCACTTCAAGACAGTGGTGTGGAAATGGCCATTTTTAGCCAAGTCCAACCCGACCCTACCTATTTACAAGTGGAAGCAGGGCTAAGAATTTACTTGCGCTGTGAGTGTGATGGTATTCTTGCGGTTGGAGGTGGCTCGCCCATAGATACCGCCAAAGTCATCGCGGCAAAAGTTCATAACCCAAAACCGATTCATAAACTTGCCGGATTGTTTCGAGTATGGAAAACCCCTTCCCCTCTATTTGCAATTCCAACAACCGCTGGAACTGGATCTGAAGTGACGATTGCCGCCGTGGTGTCAGATCCGGACTCTCATCAGAAAACGCCTTTAATTGATCCCAAACTTGTTCCCATGATGGCCGCTCTCGATCCTAGCATCATGGCAGGTCTTCCCCGCCCAATCACGGCGGCGACCGGGATGGATGCGCTCACTCATGCGATTGAATCTTACCTATCTATGAACGCGACAAATGAGACCAACGGTTATGCGCTAGCAGCGGTCAAACTCGTCATGACAAACCTACCCCTAGCCTATGAAAATGGTGAAAACTTAGTGGCCAGACAAAACATGGCTATAGCGTCTTACTACGCTGGCCTTGCCTTTACGAAAGCGAGCTTGGGTTACGTACATGCTATATCCCATAATCTCGGTGCGTTATACGGTGTGCCTCACGGGCTTGCAAACGCTATTGTTCTACCCTACGTTTTAGACTTTTCCCAACATGCAGCACAGCCTCAATTAGCGGAACTATTTCGCGCCACCAGCAACTCAAATGAAGAGATGTCAGAATCAGAACAAGCGCAAGCTTTCATTCAACTTGTCCGACAATTGCAGCAACAATTAAAAATCCCAGCAACGCTAGATATGTTGGTTGAAAATGATATATCACATTTGACGAAACTTGCTCTCAAAGAAGCTCACCATAACTACCCTGTCCCTGTTTATATGGGCAAAAAGCAGTGCGAACAACTTTTAAGATCCATGATGACTCCAGCCACTGTCATGGATGAAGCCCTGCCAGAGCCAAAATAG
- the yiaY gene encoding L-threonine dehydrogenase produces the protein MASAFFIPAINLMGAGCLTDAADSIKSQGFKKGLIVTDKVLNQIGVVKQVQDLLNEREVATVVFDGTQPNPTTGNVKAGLELLSANECDFVISLGGGSPHDCAKGVALVAANGGEIGDYEGVDQSAKPMLPLIAINTTAGTASEMTRFCIITDEARHIKMAIVDKHTTPLISVNDPMLMLAKPASLTAATGMDALTHAIEAYVSIAATPITDAVAIKAIELIQAHLRTAVANGDDLEARDQMAYAQFMAGMAFNNASLGYVHAMAHQLGGFYDLPHGVCNAVLLPHVQRYNAQVCPERLRDVAKAMGVDVEGMSAEDGANAALEAINVLSKDVGIPAGLKDLGAKLEDISVLADNALKDACGFTNPKQATHKEISAIFEAAM, from the coding sequence ATGGCTAGTGCATTTTTCATTCCAGCAATTAACTTAATGGGCGCAGGCTGCCTAACTGATGCAGCTGACAGCATCAAATCTCAAGGCTTCAAAAAAGGCCTAATCGTTACTGATAAAGTGCTAAACCAAATTGGTGTTGTGAAACAAGTTCAAGATCTTCTTAACGAACGTGAAGTTGCTACTGTTGTATTTGACGGAACTCAACCAAACCCAACAACTGGTAACGTAAAAGCGGGTCTTGAACTGCTTTCTGCAAATGAGTGTGATTTTGTAATCTCTCTTGGTGGCGGTTCTCCACACGATTGTGCTAAAGGCGTAGCTCTTGTTGCGGCTAACGGCGGCGAAATCGGTGACTACGAAGGCGTTGACCAATCTGCAAAACCAATGCTACCGCTTATCGCAATCAACACGACTGCGGGTACAGCTTCAGAAATGACTCGCTTCTGCATCATCACTGATGAAGCTCGCCACATCAAAATGGCTATCGTAGATAAGCACACAACTCCACTTATCTCTGTAAATGACCCAATGCTAATGCTTGCTAAGCCTGCTTCTCTAACAGCAGCAACAGGTATGGACGCACTGACTCACGCAATCGAAGCATATGTTTCTATCGCTGCAACGCCAATCACTGACGCAGTAGCGATTAAAGCGATTGAACTAATCCAAGCGCACCTACGTACAGCAGTGGCAAACGGTGACGATCTTGAAGCTCGCGACCAAATGGCTTACGCACAATTCATGGCGGGTATGGCATTTAACAACGCTTCACTGGGCTACGTACACGCAATGGCACACCAACTAGGTGGTTTCTACGACCTTCCACACGGTGTATGTAACGCAGTACTTCTTCCTCACGTACAACGCTACAACGCACAAGTATGTCCTGAGCGCCTACGTGATGTTGCAAAAGCAATGGGTGTTGATGTTGAAGGTATGAGTGCTGAAGACGGTGCTAACGCTGCTCTTGAAGCAATCAACGTACTTTCTAAAGATGTTGGTATCCCTGCTGGTCTTAAAGACCTTGGTGCGAAACTAGAAGACATCTCTGTTCTTGCTGATAACGCACTTAAAGATGCTTGTGGTTTCACTAACCCTAAACAAGCAACGCACAAAGAAATTTCTGCAATCTTTGAAGCTGCTATGTAA
- the yjjG gene encoding pyrimidine 5'-nucleotidase translates to MKYDWILFDADETLFHFDAFKGMQLMFSRLGVDFNAQDFAVYQEVNQPLWVDYQNGVITASELKHTRFQSWADQLETTTAALNSAFLEAMADICTLLPGAKELMEALNGKVKMGIITNGFTELQAIRLERTGMSDYFSHVVISEEVGIAKPDIGIFEHTHNLIGRPEKQRVLMVGDNPHSDVLGGLNFGIETCWLNTAEAMKPEHINPNYQVRSLSELQGILLG, encoded by the coding sequence ATGAAGTACGATTGGATTTTATTTGATGCGGATGAAACGCTGTTCCACTTTGATGCATTTAAAGGAATGCAGCTTATGTTTTCTCGATTGGGCGTTGATTTCAATGCGCAAGATTTTGCGGTCTACCAAGAAGTGAACCAGCCATTATGGGTTGATTACCAAAATGGTGTTATTACAGCAAGCGAGCTCAAGCACACTCGTTTTCAGAGTTGGGCCGATCAATTAGAAACAACAACGGCAGCATTGAATAGTGCATTCTTAGAAGCGATGGCCGATATTTGTACACTATTGCCCGGAGCAAAAGAGTTGATGGAAGCCCTAAATGGAAAAGTGAAGATGGGCATCATCACGAACGGCTTTACTGAACTGCAAGCCATTCGTTTGGAACGAACAGGGATGAGTGATTACTTCTCTCATGTGGTTATTTCAGAAGAAGTGGGCATCGCTAAGCCTGATATTGGTATTTTTGAACATACCCATAACCTGATCGGTCGACCAGAAAAGCAGAGAGTGTTGATGGTCGGCGATAACCCGCATTCAGATGTGCTTGGTGGGTTAAACTTTGGAATTGAGACATGTTGGCTGAATACAGCTGAAGCGATGAAACCTGAACATATCAACCCTAATTACCAGGTTCGATCTTTGTCTGAATTGCAAGGCATCTTGCTAGGGTAA
- a CDS encoding sensor domain-containing diguanylate cyclase, with amino-acid sequence MLVSYNFKLYLNNSLQTIIDAPSCQNAKEIYQQVEQYAKANNVVIPTAYELFFSGYILYRQGIFNRALKTHIHALDLAQQYRYVTLENSLHFIIGLALYRIGDSSKAIASLSNAIKCKEHNQSNLASRVYNTFGMLFLDAADYDQACSYFALAYREIEHQECISYTPIVTNLAYLHAILGNTEKSAQLFSQFKQNLETYPNQLGQLFYYSAYASYLEIKQDYSSALIYFFKTIKCAEEINDDVQMLNAIEEYCLCLLHHFPDRALEPYLSHGIRLAKQLGSTATIQSFSNIIFRQSEMIGSEHYKYQLIKRAYELQTLSIELHTKKDKSYLSQLYQLNSDRVKLESAQSIESNLELIASIGEYIASHKSMDDLIMRLYDDLSLVMPISSLALATYHADLHILDYSHCVVNGRLLDAFTINCNKTQTLSTYCIETRHSFTHGQFNDRVFEQLTGKQPESIAYVDDKIEDEEGKFPSIIMLPLILDGQILGVMSVQSQKELAYRDYHLSLFKHLCSYLTVGLQNKAQQRLLIQQQGELEKLVLIDPLSGLFNRKSLVESIIEQTEAVKGTQKLGILLIDIDYYKQYNDRYGHLQGDNVLVTLAKLLSSHFDKPNHKVFRYGGDEFLVLLPADSSETIIELTTSLQEKTEQLNIAHANSYCSDRISFSIGGAIFDVNTLKNSNAHLLIQTADDALYKVKAHGRAHMHIEDTTDIEDTTDIESFAVVP; translated from the coding sequence ATGCTCGTGTCATACAACTTTAAACTTTATCTCAATAACAGCTTACAAACTATTATTGATGCACCTTCTTGTCAAAATGCAAAAGAGATATATCAACAAGTTGAGCAATACGCAAAAGCCAATAATGTTGTCATTCCGACCGCTTATGAGCTGTTCTTTTCTGGCTACATTCTTTATCGTCAGGGGATTTTTAACCGAGCCCTTAAAACGCACATTCATGCTCTCGATCTCGCACAGCAATATCGCTATGTCACATTAGAAAACTCTCTACACTTTATTATTGGTTTAGCCCTGTACCGTATCGGTGATAGCAGTAAAGCCATTGCATCACTTTCGAATGCCATCAAATGCAAAGAGCATAACCAGTCCAATCTAGCGTCTCGGGTCTACAATACATTTGGCATGCTCTTTCTAGACGCGGCTGACTACGATCAAGCATGCTCTTATTTCGCTCTTGCGTATCGAGAAATAGAACATCAGGAATGCATTAGCTATACACCCATTGTGACGAATTTAGCTTACCTCCATGCCATTCTTGGTAACACAGAGAAAAGCGCTCAATTATTTTCACAATTTAAGCAGAACCTTGAAACCTACCCCAATCAATTAGGGCAGCTATTTTATTACAGTGCTTACGCATCCTATTTGGAGATCAAACAGGACTACTCCAGTGCTCTAATCTATTTTTTCAAAACCATAAAATGTGCAGAAGAGATAAATGACGATGTTCAAATGCTAAACGCGATTGAAGAATATTGTCTGTGCTTGCTCCATCATTTCCCGGATAGAGCACTTGAACCCTATTTATCACATGGAATTAGACTTGCGAAACAGTTAGGAAGCACCGCAACCATTCAAAGCTTTTCCAATATCATATTTAGGCAAAGTGAAATGATTGGTTCTGAACATTACAAATACCAATTGATTAAGCGGGCCTACGAGTTACAAACGCTCTCCATTGAATTGCATACGAAAAAAGACAAAAGCTACCTTTCACAACTTTATCAATTAAACTCAGATCGAGTTAAGCTTGAGAGTGCGCAATCTATTGAGTCTAACCTTGAGCTAATTGCCTCTATTGGTGAGTACATCGCCTCACATAAATCGATGGATGATCTCATCATGAGGTTATACGACGACTTAAGTTTAGTGATGCCAATCAGCTCGCTTGCGTTAGCCACTTATCATGCCGATTTACATATCTTGGATTATTCCCATTGCGTGGTAAATGGGCGTTTATTAGACGCCTTCACCATCAATTGCAACAAGACACAAACACTAAGCACTTATTGTATCGAAACTCGACACTCGTTTACTCATGGGCAATTTAATGACCGTGTTTTTGAACAATTGACTGGAAAACAACCTGAATCTATCGCTTATGTAGATGACAAAATTGAGGATGAAGAAGGTAAGTTTCCATCCATCATTATGTTGCCTCTAATACTTGATGGTCAGATCCTTGGTGTTATGTCGGTACAGAGTCAAAAAGAGTTGGCTTATCGAGATTACCACCTCTCCTTATTCAAACATTTATGCTCATACCTGACGGTTGGATTGCAGAATAAAGCGCAGCAACGACTTCTGATACAGCAGCAAGGAGAGCTTGAAAAGCTGGTGTTGATCGACCCTCTCAGTGGTTTGTTCAATCGTAAATCTCTTGTTGAGTCGATCATTGAGCAAACAGAGGCGGTTAAAGGAACACAGAAACTTGGTATCTTGTTAATCGATATTGATTACTACAAGCAATACAATGATCGATACGGACACTTACAAGGGGATAACGTACTTGTCACCTTAGCCAAGTTACTTAGTTCGCATTTCGACAAACCAAATCACAAAGTATTCCGCTATGGGGGAGATGAGTTCTTGGTGCTACTGCCTGCAGATAGCAGTGAAACTATTATTGAATTGACGACCTCACTACAAGAAAAAACAGAGCAACTTAATATTGCTCATGCAAACTCTTATTGTAGCGATCGAATAAGTTTTTCGATCGGTGGCGCTATTTTTGATGTCAATACACTGAAAAACAGCAACGCACACTTATTGATTCAAACCGCTGATGATGCGTTATACAAAGTAAAAGCACATGGACGAGCACATATGCATATCGAAGATACAACTGATATTGAAGACACAACCGACATAGAAAGCTTTGCTGTTGTGCCATAA
- the yddG gene encoding aromatic amino acid DMT transporter YddG has product MLLFVKYRFTLFGCAAILFWSCLTALSRNVTEQLGPVGGAACLYTVSAIFLLLVMGPPKLKGLSASYVLVGGGLFVVYEIFLTLALGMANDRLQAMEMAVINYLWPAFTVLFAVLTSPKKTSWLVYPSIILAFFGVAWSISGDDGLTISKIVANVATNPATYAMAFFGAIIWAIYCNLTKRLANGQNAITLFFSATAIVLWIQYGLSDEAGMTFSLGAGVDLLLAGLVMGSGYALWNIAIIGGNMMLLATMSYFTPIFSTFLSSLILGVSLSSTFWQGVVMVTVGSLVCYWVTKDKSIKA; this is encoded by the coding sequence ATGCTTTTGTTTGTTAAATATCGTTTTACACTCTTTGGCTGTGCTGCCATTCTCTTTTGGAGCTGTTTAACGGCTCTATCGCGTAATGTCACTGAACAGTTAGGTCCTGTAGGAGGTGCTGCTTGCTTATATACCGTCAGTGCTATTTTTTTATTACTGGTCATGGGGCCTCCGAAACTTAAAGGATTATCAGCCTCTTATGTTTTAGTTGGAGGAGGCTTGTTTGTTGTTTATGAGATTTTCCTAACCTTAGCGCTTGGTATGGCAAATGATCGTTTACAAGCAATGGAAATGGCGGTGATCAATTATTTATGGCCTGCATTCACGGTGTTATTTGCTGTGCTTACTAGCCCTAAAAAAACCAGTTGGCTTGTTTACCCTAGCATTATATTGGCTTTTTTTGGCGTAGCGTGGAGCATTAGTGGAGACGATGGACTGACGATCAGTAAGATCGTAGCTAACGTCGCGACGAACCCCGCCACTTATGCTATGGCGTTTTTTGGGGCGATCATATGGGCGATCTATTGCAACTTAACTAAACGTTTAGCTAATGGTCAAAATGCCATTACTCTTTTTTTCTCGGCAACGGCAATCGTCTTGTGGATCCAATATGGGCTGAGTGACGAGGCAGGCATGACATTTAGCTTAGGTGCCGGAGTAGATCTCTTGTTGGCTGGTTTGGTTATGGGAAGTGGTTACGCGCTTTGGAATATCGCCATAATTGGTGGAAATATGATGCTATTGGCAACCATGTCCTACTTTACCCCTATATTTTCAACATTCTTGTCTTCGCTGATTTTAGGTGTCTCTTTAAGCTCTACCTTCTGGCAAGGTGTTGTAATGGTGACGGTGGGATCTCTGGTGTGCTATTGGGTAACAAAAGATAAGTCAATAAAAGCGTAA
- a CDS encoding cation diffusion facilitator family transporter — protein sequence MCARTNQNENRVLIFSALLASGFAIGGLVLGLLVGSLVIVFDGVYSLVSLLLTLLSLAASKYIQKPSDASFPHGRAVIEPIVIAIKGAVILTVVGFSLYSAIIALFNGGREVDASIATLFGVINVVGCGYAWWYIARKSRTFSSGLIEAESKQWQMDTLLSVAVTAGFVVAWLVTLSPFSAYSVYADPMMMVLMSFYFIKVPFDMLKGAVRELLNMAPNREICDKVDEEINAVNSDSEANAKLELAGVTKVGQELRVTVDVHSCASNSIAATEIARTRKNLHRRLSTLPFELQLNLNIAS from the coding sequence ATGTGTGCTAGGACAAACCAAAACGAAAATCGAGTTCTTATCTTTTCAGCCCTTTTAGCATCAGGCTTTGCTATTGGTGGTTTAGTTCTTGGTCTATTGGTTGGCTCCTTAGTAATCGTATTTGACGGTGTTTATTCTCTCGTCAGTTTACTGTTAACATTATTGTCACTCGCCGCATCCAAATACATTCAAAAACCGTCTGACGCCTCTTTCCCACATGGCCGTGCCGTTATTGAGCCCATCGTTATTGCGATCAAAGGAGCGGTAATATTAACAGTCGTTGGCTTTTCTCTTTATTCGGCAATTATTGCGCTCTTTAATGGTGGACGCGAAGTCGATGCGTCGATTGCGACTCTGTTTGGCGTAATCAATGTGGTCGGTTGTGGTTATGCGTGGTGGTATATTGCTCGTAAGAGTCGTACTTTCTCGTCTGGATTGATTGAAGCGGAATCTAAACAGTGGCAAATGGACACGCTACTCAGTGTTGCGGTTACAGCAGGCTTTGTGGTAGCATGGTTAGTGACATTGTCACCTTTCTCAGCTTACTCTGTTTATGCTGATCCCATGATGATGGTGTTGATGTCGTTCTACTTTATCAAGGTACCTTTTGATATGTTGAAAGGTGCAGTCCGTGAATTGCTCAACATGGCACCAAATAGAGAGATTTGCGATAAAGTTGATGAAGAAATTAACGCCGTGAATAGCGACAGCGAAGCTAATGCAAAATTGGAGTTAGCAGGCGTCACTAAAGTGGGACAAGAATTAAGAGTGACGGTTGATGTCCACTCTTGTGCGAGTAATAGCATTGCTGCAACCGAGATTGCACGTACTCGAAAAAATTTGCATCGCCGTTTATCTACTCTTCCTTTTGAGCTTCAGCTAAACCTAAATATTGCGAGCTAA
- a CDS encoding LysR family transcriptional regulator, whose amino-acid sequence MNLSQVQAFCTVADLGSVSEAARQLECNRTKLSMAIKAFEKELNIQLFTRSGNNLTLSEAGKAIYKDCEDLLVTAARIKQTCSHVSGEFNAEIWIARDDSLPDEMWQELSLDLNKRYPSTSFNIVLASSGDLANLVETQQVDFAFGVDYERNNDPRIRYHPLGKIRMMSVCRASHPLSKMRRVSDANLRNAMQVSMSYLNEKDNPELQPFSLRYLGFSSFDYMLNTILAEDAWGVLPEPLIRHHLRQQDIAVIKHTYGLTQEDYCMLTAAGMAEHPGMTWLADKLSDYLFDF is encoded by the coding sequence ATGAATCTTTCTCAAGTTCAAGCATTCTGCACCGTTGCCGATCTTGGTTCCGTTTCGGAAGCTGCTCGCCAACTTGAATGCAATCGTACTAAGCTCAGCATGGCGATTAAAGCGTTTGAGAAAGAACTCAATATTCAACTTTTTACTCGTAGTGGCAACAATTTAACTTTATCTGAAGCCGGTAAAGCCATTTATAAAGACTGTGAAGATTTGTTGGTCACTGCGGCAAGAATCAAACAGACTTGTTCTCATGTTTCAGGTGAGTTTAATGCGGAGATTTGGATTGCACGCGATGACTCTTTGCCTGATGAAATGTGGCAAGAGCTGTCGCTGGATCTCAACAAGCGTTACCCCTCAACTTCATTTAATATTGTTTTGGCATCGAGTGGTGATCTCGCCAATTTAGTTGAGACCCAACAGGTAGACTTTGCCTTCGGTGTCGATTACGAACGAAACAATGATCCAAGGATCCGCTATCACCCATTAGGTAAAATTCGCATGATGTCGGTGTGTCGAGCCAGCCACCCTCTCAGTAAAATGCGCCGGGTCTCCGATGCTAACTTACGTAATGCGATGCAAGTCTCTATGAGCTATCTCAACGAAAAAGATAACCCTGAACTTCAACCTTTTTCTCTGCGTTACCTTGGTTTTTCGAGTTTTGATTACATGCTCAATACCATTTTAGCAGAGGATGCATGGGGGGTATTACCTGAGCCACTCATTCGCCATCATCTCCGCCAGCAAGATATTGCGGTCATTAAACACACCTATGGTCTAACGCAAGAGGATTACTGCATGTTAACCGCCGCAGGTATGGCAGAGCACCCAGGGATGACTTGGCTAGCCGATAAATTGAGCGATTATCTCTTCGACTTCTAA
- a CDS encoding class I SAM-dependent DNA methyltransferase — translation MANEWDEYAVNWEKDQATGQFSQSVFNELEKLINLEDVRVLDFGCGTGLLSQKLSPLVKDIVAIDGSEAMVEELDKKELPNVEPVVDLLSRGLAAQHPAFRRQFDLVVASSVCGFLPNFQDSVSLIYTLLEDDGLFVHWDWLVEDENANYGLSVQKIENVLSAAGFDDVQVSVPFEIDAGKGAQKVVMGVGRRGAFQ, via the coding sequence ATGGCAAACGAATGGGATGAATACGCAGTTAACTGGGAAAAAGATCAAGCTACGGGGCAGTTTTCGCAGTCTGTATTCAATGAGCTGGAAAAGCTCATAAACCTTGAAGATGTTCGTGTATTAGATTTTGGTTGTGGTACGGGCTTATTAAGCCAAAAACTCTCTCCACTAGTCAAAGACATTGTCGCGATAGACGGGTCTGAAGCAATGGTAGAAGAGTTGGACAAAAAAGAGTTACCTAATGTTGAACCTGTTGTCGACCTGCTGTCACGAGGTTTAGCTGCGCAGCACCCTGCGTTTAGACGTCAATTTGATTTGGTTGTGGCGTCATCAGTATGTGGTTTTCTCCCAAATTTCCAAGATAGTGTGAGCTTAATTTATACTCTCTTGGAAGATGATGGTCTGTTTGTTCACTGGGATTGGTTAGTTGAAGATGAAAATGCTAACTATGGTCTCAGCGTACAAAAAATTGAAAATGTATTATCAGCCGCTGGTTTTGATGATGTACAAGTGTCAGTTCCGTTTGAAATTGATGCAGGCAAAGGGGCACAGAAAGTGGTCATGGGTGTCGGTCGAAGAGGTGCGTTTCAGTAA
- a CDS encoding spondin domain-containing protein, with protein sequence MMTASLAVVGMLSSVSTQAADLDITLTNATKGIYFTPILVAAHDSTISLFKTGESASAELEAMAEGGDISGLSSAVTNAGGVVEENPASGILNPGVSASVSIDTGSHQYLSLGAMLLPTNDGFVGLDSWKIPTEPGTYKVSLNGYDAGTEANDELAASMPNPPFITFGLNGTGVETAVTNSKVHIHPGNLGDSDATGGKSDLDSSSHRWLNPVATLTITVN encoded by the coding sequence ATGATGACCGCATCTTTAGCCGTTGTCGGTATGCTTTCAAGTGTTAGCACACAAGCCGCAGATTTGGACATTACGCTGACTAATGCCACTAAAGGTATTTACTTCACACCAATTCTTGTTGCCGCGCATGACTCAACTATTTCGCTATTTAAAACAGGTGAATCGGCAAGTGCTGAGTTAGAGGCGATGGCAGAGGGTGGTGATATTTCAGGATTGTCATCTGCTGTGACGAACGCTGGTGGGGTTGTGGAAGAAAATCCAGCATCAGGGATCTTGAATCCGGGCGTCTCTGCTTCTGTTTCAATTGATACTGGCTCTCATCAATATCTTTCATTAGGCGCGATGCTGCTACCAACGAACGATGGTTTTGTTGGTTTAGATAGCTGGAAAATTCCGACAGAACCGGGCACTTATAAAGTCTCCTTAAATGGCTATGATGCTGGTACTGAAGCGAATGATGAATTAGCGGCAAGTATGCCAAACCCTCCATTTATCACTTTTGGTTTAAACGGAACGGGAGTTGAAACAGCGGTGACTAATAGTAAAGTTCATATTCATCCTGGGAACCTTGGGGACAGCGATGCAACGGGTGGTAAGAGCGACCTAGATTCAAGCAGTCATCGTTGGTTAAATCCTGTGGCGACTCTGACAATTACGGTTAACTAA
- a CDS encoding spondin domain-containing protein encodes MKYRALILAASVGLLAGCPDDSDKDLIQTFTITVENQTANQPMSPLVVLGHNSDYHLFNIGQASSVALEMLAESGDNSMLLDRVNTNSDVYQAKAGAGLILPGASDTVSITLNPYQSSHLSLASMLVNTNDAFVGETDLKTTGFSVGQSYTMSMDVWDSGTEANSETAATVPGPAGGGEGFNSARDDNDIVTFHSGVISQDDGLAASALNATHRFLNPGAKLIITRVK; translated from the coding sequence ATGAAATATCGTGCATTAATACTTGCGGCTTCGGTGGGACTATTAGCAGGGTGTCCTGATGACTCCGATAAAGACCTAATCCAAACATTTACCATCACGGTTGAGAACCAAACGGCCAATCAGCCAATGTCGCCTTTGGTTGTTCTTGGGCATAACAGTGATTATCACTTATTTAATATTGGGCAAGCCTCTTCTGTTGCGTTGGAGATGTTGGCTGAGTCTGGTGATAACAGCATGCTGCTTGATAGAGTCAATACCAACAGTGATGTGTATCAAGCTAAGGCGGGGGCGGGTTTAATTCTTCCGGGAGCATCAGACACTGTGTCGATCACGCTTAACCCTTATCAATCGTCGCATCTCTCTTTAGCAAGTATGTTGGTGAATACCAATGATGCTTTTGTCGGGGAAACCGATCTTAAAACAACAGGGTTTAGTGTTGGTCAAAGTTACACCATGTCTATGGATGTTTGGGATTCGGGAACGGAAGCGAATTCCGAAACTGCGGCGACGGTTCCGGGCCCCGCAGGCGGTGGGGAAGGCTTTAACAGCGCAAGAGATGATAACGACATCGTTACCTTTCATTCCGGCGTTATAAGTCAAGATGATGGGTTGGCTGCATCTGCATTGAATGCGACACATCGCTTCTTAAATCCGGGGGCAAAACTGATCATTACCCGAGTTAAGTAA